The genomic window TGCAGCTGCAGAACGTGTTCTTGAAATTTTAGAGCAAGAAAACACAATTGTTTCTAAAGAAAATGCAGTAGAAAAGACAACTTTTGATGATAATATCAATGTTCAAAATGTCAATTTCAAATATGAAGAAGAAACCGTTTTAAAAGACTTTTCTCTTCAAATTAAAAAAGGACAAACTGTTGCATTAGTTGGTCAATCTGGAAGTGGAAAAAGTACTATTGCCAATTTATTGACTCGTTTTTACGATGTTAATGATGGAGCCATTTCTATTGACGGAATCAACATTAAAGACATGAATTTGCAATCGCTTCGAAGCTTGATGGGATTAGTAACGCAAGACAGTATCTTATTTAATGATACAATCAAAGCCAATATTTCTTTAGGTAAACTAGATGCAACTGATGACGAAATTATTGAAGCTCTTAAAATTGCTAATGCTTATGAGTTTGTAAAAGATCTTCCGCAAGGAATCTACACCAATATCGGAGATAGCGGAAATAAGCTTTCTGGAGGACAAAAACAGCGTTTATCTATTGCAAGAGCAGTATTGAAGAACCCACCTATTATGATTTTGGACGAAGCAACATCGGCATTGGATACAGAAAGCGAAAAATTTGTTCAGGTTGCGCTTGAAAACATGATGCAAAACAGAACTTCGATTGTAATTGCACACCGTCTTTCTACGATTCAAAAAGCAGATGTGATTGTGGTAATGCAAAAAGGAAAAATCGTTGAACAGGGAACTCATGAAGAACTGATTGCTCACAACGGAACTTATAATAAATTGGTAACCATGCAGTCTTTCGAATCATAAGATTTTTACATACCCAAATAATCTAACACAGATTAAGGAAATATTAAAACTCAGTTTAATTTCTTTAATCTGTGTTTATTTTTATAACTTTAGGATAGTTAACGATTGAAACTAAATTCTTTCAGAAAATGTATCTTAACAACCCCAACATAAAACTTCCCGATGATCCCGATACTATTGTTTGGAAATATTTAGACCTATCCAAATTTCTTGATTTATTGCTTTCGAAGAAACTTTTTATGTCGCGTTCAGACAAGTTTGAAGACCAATATGAAGGTACTTTTAGCGAACCCACTTACGAAGAGATTAAAAAACTTGCCGCAGATAATCCCGAATTTTTAAATTACTACAAAACGCATCGCGAAAAAGTAGCGATTAGCAGTTGGCATATTAACGAATATGAATCTTTTGCGATGTGGCAGATTTTTACCAAAAACAACGAAGGCTTAGCCATTCAGTCTACCATTAGAAGATTACAGAAAGCTGTGAGACCTGAAAACAATTTTGATCAGTATATTGGCGAAGTAAACTACATCGATTATAAAAAAGAATATATTCCGTTTGATGATTTATTCTTTCCGTTTTTATTTAAAAGAAAAAGTTTTCAATACGAAAGAGAAGTCAGGATTCTGAGTGATACTTCAAAAAGCGACATCAAATTAAACGACGGATTAAAAATCAATGTCGACATCAATCAATTGATCGAAAAAATATACATTCACCCGAAATCTGAAAACTGGTACAAAAAACTAGTAATCGAGTTAGTAGAACGCTTAGGTTTTGGTTTCGAAATTGAAAAATCAGACTTGGAAAGTGATATATTAATTTGAAGTTGCTAAGATACTGAGACGCTAAGATTCTAAGTTTTTTTTCTTGCCACAGATTAAAAGGATTAAAAAGATTTTTTCCCGTTTCTGATTTGATTATGTTCCGTAGGAACATTTCATTGGTAGAAAAATTATATCATTTTGGTTGATTTTACGTTCCGTAGGAACGTTTGATTTAGACATTTTTTTTGACAATCCAACACACCAAACGTTCCTACGGAACGTAAATTGGCTGGCATGATTTTTTTCTACCGATCAAACATTCCTACGGAATGAACGAGTCTAGACATAAAAATGGAAAACGTTGTTTTCATTATGGAAAACAATTTAAAAGAGAGAGGCTGTTTCAATAAATTGAAACAGCCTCTCTCTTTTATAAAAAATCTTTTTAATCCTTTTAATCTGTGGCAAAAAACTTAGAATCTTAGAATCTTAAAAACCTTAGCAACTTAGATAGGTTTATAACTTTTCACTTCCCATTTTTTAGAAGCCAAATCTATATAATTGTAATGAAGAACATCATTTTTATCAAACTGACCGTTTTGATTGGTATCTTCAATAGTTCTAAAATATAAACGGTTTTTAGATTCAATTAAACTCCAATCGACCAACTCTTGTAAATCAGCTGAAACTTTGGTAAAATTTTCTCCGCTGATGTCACTTAAATATAAAGTTTTAATGTCGCTAGTATCTATTTTACCATCTTTATTGGTATCAGAATCCGTAAGCGTGTAAACCATCACGTTATTATGTGTTTTGTCTGCAACCGTTTTTAAATACGTAGCAGTTAAAATCAAAACTGGTTTATCAGATAAAGGTCGGATAGAATCTGAATCTACTTTTTGGAATTTTAAATTCTGCAGATATCCCGTTATTTCATATTCGCCTAAATTAGAAATTGTAAAACTCACATCATTTACGCTCGACGAACCAAATCTAGCTTTAGATCCTCTTTCAAAAACTCTTAAATCTCCAACTGGATGAATTAAATAATTAGTTCCTTCCATTTGAATTGGCAAATCTGCTATTTCAATTTGAGTTGTATCGGCTTTAGTAACACTTACTTTGTTTGAAGCGCCATAACTTACTTTCGGTTTTTGAACTTCTTCTCGGCAACTTATTACTGTTCCGATAAGTATTAGGGCGATATATTTAAAATACTTTTTCATCTACAATGATTATATACGATTATCAAATATACTATTTTTGATTGTATTTTTGAGTTTTATTGAATTTTACTGAACAATTACGAAGCAGATTACAACCTCGCATTTATCTTAACGTTAAAAACCCTCGAAGTCATATAATTTGGAATCGCATATTGATTTTTTGAATACACATCACGAACCCAAGTATTGGTAATAGCGTTTTGATTATTGAAAAGATTGAAAATTTCCAATCCAACAGCTAATTCTTTAAAGTTTTTCAGCCAGCCTTTTTTTGTGTTTTGCGTACTTGCGTCAACAAAAACCTTTGCAAAACCAATATCAGCTCTTCTGTAATCATTCAATCGGTTTTGATATAAATACGGATCTGAATATGCTGGCGCACCTCCTGGCAATCCTGTATTATAAACTAAATTCAAATACACTTTTACACTTGGAATATTCGGCATGTAGTCTTGAAAAAGCATTGCAAATTTCAAACGCTGATCCGTCGGACGAGCAATATAGCCTCTATTTTCGTAATTTTCTTCGGTTTTCAAATATCCAAAACTTATCCAAGATTCAGTTCCCGGCACAAACTCTCCATTTAATCTAAAATCAAGACCTTGCGCATAGGCTTTTGCATTGTTATTGGCAACGTAGCGAATTCGAACATTATCAATCGAATACACATTTACATCAGAAAGTGATTTATAATACAGCTCCGTCACCCATTTAAAAGGACGATTCCACATTTTAAAATTATAATCGTTCCCTAAAACGACATGAACAGCTTCCTGAGCTTTCACATTCGGATTCACAACTCCTTCCAAATCTCGCAATTCTCTATAAAACGGAGGTTGATGATATAAGCCGCCTGAAATCCTGAAAACCATATCACGATCCCAATCTGGCTTTATCGCAAATTGCGCACGCGGACTTACCACAAACTGTGTTTTTCCTTCTTCTAAAGCTCCCGCAACATTCCAGCCTTGAAAACGCGCTCCCAAATGATACCAGATCTGGCTCGAACCAATTTCTGATTGTTTGTTCCATTGAGCGTAACCTGAGAATCGATTTATGGTATTAAAATTGGTCGCCCGAATATTTTGATATGGCAAAAGCGGTCCTGTATAAGGTGTATAAGGCTGATTATTTTTTGGAAGAATGACTAAAGGCGGATTTATAGAAAATCCTGCCGAGTCAATAACTTCCCACTCCACTACTCGATCTCGAATAGATTCCCTAGTATATTTTAAACCAAATTCCAACTGGCTTTCTTTCCAATCTTTAGTTCCTTTCAATTCAATATTTGCGATTAGGGCATCCAAATCATTTCGGGCATGATTCAGCTGAGAACCAATTCCGCGAGTAAAATCAACTGCAGATGCATTTTCTGGATCTTCAGCATTTACATTCCCTAAACGATATTGTGCCAAAATATCAAAATGCTCTTGTTCTGTGGTATGAAACAAAGATCCAATTAATTTCAGAGTAAGCGTTGGCGATGCTTTAAAAGTAGTTTTTAAAGCTCCAAAATAAGTATTATATTGATCTTTTTCCTGTCCGTCGTAATAAACTGCAAGTGCCATTGGCTGATCTAAAGTACCAAAATTAGTCTGACGAACTAAAGGCTCATACGAATATTTGTTTTGAGAAATATTTCCTAAAAAGCTCATTTGCCATTTTTCAGAAATATCATAATTCACATTGGTTTGAATATCGGCAAAAGTTGGCTTATAATTAGTATCTGTATCTTGGCTATTTACCAAAAGACTATTATTTCTGTAACGAACTCCTGTTACCGCAGACCATTTTTTATTTTTTGAAACTAAATCGACTGCAGCGCTTCCTCCTAAAAAACTGGCTTCAAAAGCTGCCCCAAACTGAGTTGGCTTTCGATATGTAATATCCAAAACAGAAGATAATTTATCGCCGAACTTTGCCTGAAATCCACCCGCAGAAAATTCAACATTTTGGACTAAATCTGTATTGGTAAAACTAAGTCCTTCCTGCTGTCCCGAGCGAATTAAAAACGGACGATATACTTCTACTTCATTTACATAAACCAGATTTTCGTCATAATTTCCGCCACGAACCATATATTGAGTGCTCAATTCGTTATTTGAATTAACACCAGGAAGCGTTTTCAGAATATTTTCGATTCCTGCGTTGGCGCCTGGAATCTTTTTTATGGTTTCAGTATCAACCGAAGTAATTCCCTGAACTCTTTTTCTGTTTCCAGAAGAAACAAAAACTTCTCCCATTTGCTCTTCCGAATTACTCATAATCGGATTAAAAACAAATACTTCATTTGTTTTTAAACTGACCGTCAAACTCATCATTTTTAAAGAAACGTGAGTAAAAATCAGCGAAACCTTTTTGTTTGATGGAATTTCAATTTCATAAAATCCATTTGCATCAGATTGCCCAGCAGTTCCTTGAGACGAAATATTTACGCCCCCAACAGGATGTTTTTCCACATCTAAAATTATCCCTTTTACGCGGGCATTTTGAGCTAAAGCAATACAGCTGAAAAATAAAAAAAGAAAAACGAATGTAAACCTGTTGTAATTCAAAGATTTTGGAGTTTTATTTTTGTTGACTTCTAAAAAAACGAGTTTCAAAGATAGTAGTATTTCCTACATTATCAACAACTTCAACTTTTAATACGTTTTCACCTTCTGCTAAATATTGATCGTCAAAAGTATGCGTAATTCTTCTGGCTTTATTTTCGTATTCAAACAAGACCCAACTTCCGTTCAAATAGCCATTATAAGATTTTATGCCAGACAGAGAATCGCTTATCGTTAAATCAATTTTCTTTTGATCGCTAATCCATTTTCCTTCAATTGGTTTTGCAATTTTAATAACTGGCGGAATTGTATCGAGAACTAAGCCGTATGTACCTAATATTTTTGCTTTCGCAGTAAAAACATCTCCTTTTCTGATTGTTCCGTTATAACTTGTCCCTTTACCAATATAAAGTTTATCTCTTAATGATTCTGGATAAGTATCATCTTTTATGGTAATTGTAAAATTAGAATGTACTGGAACCGTATCGTCATGAATAAAAAGTTTATTACTTCTAACATCAAAATTCATATTAAAATCATCGTAGAAAGTTCCAGCAGGAAAGAAAACCGACATGTTATCTTTCTCAAAATTGGCATCTCTATTATATTTTATAAAATACTTTCCGTTAACTGACTCTGACTCCACAAGAGGTGTTGCAGTATCAAACTCAATTGGAACCGTGATCGAATTCATATTCCCAAAATAATCTGAAACCTCGATTTTGTAATTTGAAGTTAAATTAGATTCTGCTTTTACAATACCGCGAAGTGAATCGGTTTTAATAATACTTAAAGCGAAAGGCGTTTTCATAAAAAGTTTCTGAACACGCTGTCCAGATTTTTTATATCGAGAATAATCAATCAAAGCGTTGATGTAGCGCATTTCATCAAAAGAATAAGTATTAAATTGATAGTTATAATTCTGATTTCCGTTTAAAAAAGTCGAAACGTTAAAAACCCCATTTCTGTTATGTGACACATCATCCGTATCAATAGCATTAATTCCAAAACCAATTTTTCCGTTTGCCTTAACTTTTGAAGCTAGATAAGTTCCGTCTTTTTGAAGCGCCATGTTTACCAGAAGAGGCTGTTTAGATTGGTTTACCGTAGCATTATCCAACGGATAAACATATAAACTAGATAAGGTTGGTTTTTTAGTATCTTTTAAATTTTGGTCAAAGCCAAAGAAAATCGGGTTGATAACAAATTCTGTTTTAGTATCTCGAATTTCAAAATGAAGATGCGGTCCTTCTGACGAACCTGTGTTTCCTGAAAGTCCGATTATATCACCCTTTTTCACAGGAAGTTCGTCTGGTTTTGGAAACATTTCAATCTCATAGGCTTTTTCTTTGTAATGCGTTTTTTTTACATAATCTAAAATTGCCCCAGTTGGTGTTTGCAAATGCCCATAAACAGAAGTATACCCGTTTGGATGCGTGATATAAATACATTTTCCATTTCCAAATGTCGAAATTTTAATTCTTGACACATATCCATCAGCAATTGCATGTACAGTTAAACCTTCTCTTTGATTGGTCTTTAAATCAAAACCTGCATGGAAATGATTAGGTCTCAACTCACCGAAATTACCAGAAAGTTGCATTGGAATATCTAATGGCGGACGGAAATAATCTTTAGGATATTGTGTTTGAGCAAACACAGAATTACAAATTAAAAGGGCAAGTACATATAATCTCATAAACAACATTTTTGCTAAGATAAGCAAAAACAAGCCAATAAAAGCAAGAAAAAGGCTTCAAAATCACAATTAATTGAATTACAATATATTTATCTAAATTAATGCAAAAAAATCGATAAAAAATTGCATTAATAAAAAGGAATATTAACTTTGTAGGATTAAGTAATGAATAGGATGCATAATGAGTGTAATTGCAGAAATAATTGATACTCTTGAATATAAAGTTGAAAAGCTTTTTGAGAAATCGAAAGCCTTTGAACAAAACAATCAAGTATTACGATTAGAACTAGCCAAAGCTGCGCAAATTATCCAGAAACAATCTGAGGAAATGGAAGCTTTGAAGAAGCAAAATGAAACACTTAAGATAGCCAATTCGTTGCTTGGCAGCGACAATAACAAGAGAGAGACAAAGCTTAAAATAAATTCATTAATTCGCGAAATTGATTACTGCATAGCGCAATTATCAGATTAATAATATGGACGGAAAGCTTAGAATTAAAATATCAATTGCCGATCGCGTTTACCCACTTACGGTTGAACCCGCTCAAGAAGAAGGACTTAGAAGTGCTTCTAAAAAAATTGATGCTATGATTAAGCAGTTCGAAGAAAATTACGCGGTTCGTGACAAACAAGATGTTCTAGCCATGTGTGCATTACAATTTGCATCGCAAGTAGAACAAAAACAGATTGATAATGCAATCGATGGAGAAGAGACTATCGAAAGAATTAAAAGATTAAACACGCTTTTAGATCAATATCTCGAAAATTAAACGTTCTTTACAGAAACTAAGATACTGCCTACATTAGTTCACATTTGGTAAACTCAACACTAACAATTTAGAATGAGCAAATCGTCGCTACTATAGTATGCCCTCCATTTGGCTGGGAAACTTGAACAGTGAGTTAGCTCAAAACTTGTCTTTACGAGTTTATACAAGCAATTAATGTAGGCTTTTTTTATATATAAACCCTAACAAACATGGACATCATAACGATCATTATTGGTATTGTAGGTATTGCAGCAGGATTTGCAATAGCTAAAATTATCGAGAAAAGTAATATTTCAAACCTAATTAAAAACGCTAAAAAAGAAGCGGCTTCTATCTTAAAAGACGCAAATTTAGAAGCAGAAAATATCAAAAAAGATAAAATTCTTCAAGCAAAAGAGCGTTTTATCGAACTTAAATCAGAACACGAACAAGTTATTTTAGCACGCGATAAAAAAGTTGCTGAAGTAGAAAAACGCGTTCGCGATAAAGAATCTCAAGTTTCTAACGAACTTTCTAAAGCTAAAAAAGTAAACGAAGACTTTGAAGCTAAAACAGCTGAATACAACAATAAAATTGAGGTTTTAGACAAAAAACAGGCTGAAGTTGACAAACTTCACAAAAGCCAGTTACAGCAATTAGAGGTTATCTCTGGTCTTTCTGCTGAAGAAGCTAAAGAACAATTGGTAGAAGGTTTAAAAGCTGAAGCTAAAACAAAAGCAATGTCTCATA from Flavobacterium sp. KACC 22763 includes these protein-coding regions:
- a CDS encoding TonB-dependent receptor plug domain-containing protein, whose translation is MNYNRFTFVFLFLFFSCIALAQNARVKGIILDVEKHPVGGVNISSQGTAGQSDANGFYEIEIPSNKKVSLIFTHVSLKMMSLTVSLKTNEVFVFNPIMSNSEEQMGEVFVSSGNRKRVQGITSVDTETIKKIPGANAGIENILKTLPGVNSNNELSTQYMVRGGNYDENLVYVNEVEVYRPFLIRSGQQEGLSFTNTDLVQNVEFSAGGFQAKFGDKLSSVLDITYRKPTQFGAAFEASFLGGSAAVDLVSKNKKWSAVTGVRYRNNSLLVNSQDTDTNYKPTFADIQTNVNYDISEKWQMSFLGNISQNKYSYEPLVRQTNFGTLDQPMALAVYYDGQEKDQYNTYFGALKTTFKASPTLTLKLIGSLFHTTEQEHFDILAQYRLGNVNAEDPENASAVDFTRGIGSQLNHARNDLDALIANIELKGTKDWKESQLEFGLKYTRESIRDRVVEWEVIDSAGFSINPPLVILPKNNQPYTPYTGPLLPYQNIRATNFNTINRFSGYAQWNKQSEIGSSQIWYHLGARFQGWNVAGALEEGKTQFVVSPRAQFAIKPDWDRDMVFRISGGLYHQPPFYRELRDLEGVVNPNVKAQEAVHVVLGNDYNFKMWNRPFKWVTELYYKSLSDVNVYSIDNVRIRYVANNNAKAYAQGLDFRLNGEFVPGTESWISFGYLKTEENYENRGYIARPTDQRLKFAMLFQDYMPNIPSVKVYLNLVYNTGLPGGAPAYSDPYLYQNRLNDYRRADIGFAKVFVDASTQNTKKGWLKNFKELAVGLEIFNLFNNQNAITNTWVRDVYSKNQYAIPNYMTSRVFNVKINARL
- a CDS encoding M23 family metallopeptidase, whose translation is MRLYVLALLICNSVFAQTQYPKDYFRPPLDIPMQLSGNFGELRPNHFHAGFDLKTNQREGLTVHAIADGYVSRIKISTFGNGKCIYITHPNGYTSVYGHLQTPTGAILDYVKKTHYKEKAYEIEMFPKPDELPVKKGDIIGLSGNTGSSEGPHLHFEIRDTKTEFVINPIFFGFDQNLKDTKKPTLSSLYVYPLDNATVNQSKQPLLVNMALQKDGTYLASKVKANGKIGFGINAIDTDDVSHNRNGVFNVSTFLNGNQNYNYQFNTYSFDEMRYINALIDYSRYKKSGQRVQKLFMKTPFALSIIKTDSLRGIVKAESNLTSNYKIEVSDYFGNMNSITVPIEFDTATPLVESESVNGKYFIKYNRDANFEKDNMSVFFPAGTFYDDFNMNFDVRSNKLFIHDDTVPVHSNFTITIKDDTYPESLRDKLYIGKGTSYNGTIRKGDVFTAKAKILGTYGLVLDTIPPVIKIAKPIEGKWISDQKKIDLTISDSLSGIKSYNGYLNGSWVLFEYENKARRITHTFDDQYLAEGENVLKVEVVDNVGNTTIFETRFFRSQQK
- a CDS encoding cell division protein ZapA codes for the protein MDGKLRIKISIADRVYPLTVEPAQEEGLRSASKKIDAMIKQFEENYAVRDKQDVLAMCALQFASQVEQKQIDNAIDGEETIERIKRLNTLLDQYLEN